A segment of the Candidatus Pelagisphaera phototrophica genome:
TGGGGCAATGCGATGCTGGGTGGATTGCTCGTAGGCATAAGCCAGTTTGAAGAGAGTCGGCTCGGAGAAAGGACGCCCCAGAAATTCGATAGAGATTGGCAATCCTTCAGAGTTGAAGCCTGCTGGTATAACTAGGGCAGGTAGACCCGTAACGGAACTCACTGGATTGTCGCGGGGCCCACGATCGCCAGTGCCTAGTGGCGGAGCAGTCAGGGACTTGAAAGGATGTACCAAGGCGTCGACTTGATGCTCGTCCATAAGCTCGACAATCATAGATCTAAGAGTTTTACGATTCTTCAGGCGGGCTATGTACTCATCATTGAATTCGGTGTTGCCGAGTTCGATAGAATCCAGGTAGCGGGGTCTCATACGTTCAAGGATTTCGCCCGATTCTTGCAACGCTTCTAATGACTTATAAGGAACGGTGTCTCCGCGTGAGGCGATATAAGCTCGATACGCTTCATAAAACTCGAAATTGCTGGCGCGAGCGAGCGGGAAAAACTTTACTATGTCCATACCGATCGACAGGCCGTCGATAACCAGTGCCCCTTGTTCGTAGATTTTTTCTATTTCGAGGTCGATCATGTTATTAATTTCCTGAAATTCTTCCCCCTTGCGGAACAAATCCCTAAAAACCCCGATTCTTGCCCCCTTAAGTCCGTCTAAATCGAGATAGTCTGAGTATGGAGAATCAGATACACGACCCAGTTGAGAGTGAGTGAAAAGGTCTTCCGCGTCGAAGCCCCGCATATAGTTTGCCATGATGGCGGCATCCTTTACAGTTTTCGCATGGGAGCCTGCTCTGTCTTGGGTATAGGAAATTGCAATCAATCCAGCCCGGCTGATCAATCCCTGAGTCGGAGCGAATCCGACTAGGCTATTATTTGAGGCAGGACTTCGGATGGATGCACCGGTTTCGGTCGCAATGCCCAAAGTTGCGAACCCGCAATTTACAGCGACGCCAGGTCCTGCACTCGACCCACCCGGGTTCCGGGTTAAGTCGTATGGGTTAAGCACCTGCCCTCCTAAGGAGCTTAGTCCTTCGGAGCCACGATTGAACTCGTCAAGATTTCCCTTCGCCAATAAAATGGCCCCCGCGTTTTTGAGCTTCCTAACCACCGTCGAGTCATCTAAAGGGTATGTATTGGCCAATCCAATACAGCCACCAGCGGTAGGAGCGTCTATAGTATCTACTGTGTCTTTCGCTACGAAGGGGATCCCATGAAGGGGAGAGCGCGGACCTTTTTCCACCCGTTCCTTGTCTAATGCACGTGCCCGTTCGATCGCGTTGTCAGCA
Coding sequences within it:
- a CDS encoding amidase family protein, with the protein product MLTPTFTSYTQAKTVDLSNATIDDINAAFDAGTLTSEELVTRYLARIEAYDQKGPSLKAIIAIADNAIERARALDKERVEKGPRSPLHGIPFVAKDTVDTIDAPTAGGCIGLANTYPLDDSTVVRKLKNAGAILLAKGNLDEFNRGSEGLSSLGGQVLNPYDLTRNPGGSSAGPGVAVNCGFATLGIATETGASIRSPASNNSLVGFAPTQGLISRAGLIAISYTQDRAGSHAKTVKDAAIMANYMRGFDAEDLFTHSQLGRVSDSPYSDYLDLDGLKGARIGVFRDLFRKGEEFQEINNMIDLEIEKIYEQGALVIDGLSIGMDIVKFFPLARASNFEFYEAYRAYIASRGDTVPYKSLEALQESGEILERMRPRYLDSIELGNTEFNDEYIARLKNRKTLRSMIVELMDEHQVDALVHPFKSLTAPPLGTGDRGPRDNPVSSVTGLPALVIPAGFNSEGLPISIEFLGRPFSEPTLFKLAYAYEQSTQHRIAPDSTPPLPGEEISY